A window of Leptotrichia wadei contains these coding sequences:
- the tnpA gene encoding IS200/IS605 family transposase, with amino-acid sequence MSYNSNYHSVFDINYHMIFCIKYRREVINDEISNRLKEIFEKICPKYNIVLKEWEHDVDHIQMLINAINTELSKFVNTYKSASSRLIKKEFPEIRGRLWKEYFWSRGYLVISVGGAPLEIIKKYIQNQKEV; translated from the coding sequence ATGTCATATAATAGTAATTATCATTCAGTATTTGATATAAATTATCATATGATTTTTTGTATAAAATATCGAAGAGAAGTCATTAATGATGAAATTTCTAATAGATTGAAAGAGATTTTTGAAAAAATATGTCCGAAGTATAACATTGTTCTTAAAGAATGGGAACATGATGTTGATCATATTCAAATGTTGATTAATGCTATTAATACTGAACTTTCTAAGTTTGTAAATACTTATAAAAGTGCTTCCAGCAGGTTGATAAAAAAAGAATTTCCTGAAATAAGGGGAAGATTGTGGAAAGAATATTTTTGGAGTAGAGGTTACTTAGTTATAAGTGTCGGAGGTGCACCGTTAGAGATAATTAAAAAATATATTCAAAATCAAAAGGAGGTGTAA
- the gatB gene encoding Asp-tRNA(Asn)/Glu-tRNA(Gln) amidotransferase subunit GatB, with protein MSMEYETVIGLEVHCQLKTKTKVWCSCDADYDNKHPNTSACPVCTGQPGALPKLNEKVLDYAIKAALALGCEINEESQFDRKNYFYPDSPKNYQITQYFKPYAENGTLKITTNSGKEAVVGIERIQIEEDTAKSIHTTSETLLNYNRASVPLIEIISKPEIKNAEEAYAYLNTLKDRLKYTKVSDVSMELGSLRCDANVSVRKKGEKELGTRTETKNLNSFKAVMRAIEYETNRQIEVIENGGRIVQETRLWDEENAVTKPMRSKEEAMDYRYFPEPDLPTLVISDDRLEKVKGEMPEFADEKARRFVNEYKLHEMEAATLSSEQELAEYYEEIVNDTKEPRLAANWVLTEVLRVLKEKNISISKFNVTPKNLGKLIKLIQAKTISSKIAKDVFEILLTEDKDPEIIVKEKGLVQITDDSAIEKIVEQVLAENAQSVEDYKNGKSNALKYLVGQAMRLSRGKANPQMINEMILARLEG; from the coding sequence ATGAGTATGGAATATGAAACAGTCATCGGACTGGAAGTGCATTGTCAATTAAAAACAAAAACAAAAGTATGGTGTTCGTGCGATGCCGATTATGATAACAAACATCCAAATACATCGGCGTGTCCAGTATGTACTGGTCAACCGGGAGCATTGCCAAAATTGAATGAGAAAGTGCTTGATTATGCGATAAAAGCGGCACTTGCTTTGGGGTGTGAAATAAATGAGGAGAGTCAATTTGATAGAAAAAATTATTTTTATCCAGATTCACCAAAAAATTATCAAATTACGCAATATTTTAAACCTTATGCGGAAAATGGTACTTTGAAAATTACGACAAATTCTGGAAAAGAGGCAGTTGTTGGGATTGAGAGAATTCAAATTGAGGAAGATACGGCAAAAAGTATTCACACGACTTCTGAAACGTTGCTGAATTACAACAGAGCATCTGTACCGTTAATCGAGATTATTTCTAAGCCAGAAATTAAAAATGCTGAAGAGGCTTATGCGTATTTGAATACATTGAAGGATAGATTAAAATATACTAAAGTTAGTGATGTAAGTATGGAATTGGGATCGCTTAGATGTGATGCGAATGTTTCTGTTAGAAAAAAAGGTGAAAAAGAATTGGGGACTAGAACGGAAACTAAAAACTTAAACTCGTTTAAAGCGGTTATGAGAGCCATTGAATATGAAACAAATAGACAAATTGAAGTGATTGAAAATGGTGGAAGAATTGTTCAGGAAACTAGACTTTGGGATGAGGAAAATGCTGTAACTAAGCCAATGAGAAGCAAAGAGGAAGCGATGGATTACAGATATTTCCCTGAGCCAGATTTGCCTACACTTGTAATTTCTGACGATAGACTTGAAAAAGTAAAAGGTGAAATGCCAGAATTTGCTGATGAAAAAGCGAGAAGATTTGTAAATGAGTATAAATTGCATGAAATGGAAGCTGCAACACTTTCTTCGGAACAAGAATTAGCTGAATATTACGAAGAAATTGTAAATGATACAAAAGAGCCAAGACTTGCGGCGAACTGGGTGTTGACAGAAGTTTTGAGAGTGTTGAAGGAAAAAAATATTTCGATTTCAAAATTTAATGTAACGCCAAAAAATTTAGGGAAATTGATTAAATTGATTCAAGCGAAAACAATTAGCTCAAAAATAGCGAAAGATGTATTTGAAATTTTATTGACAGAAGATAAAGATCCTGAAATTATTGTAAAAGAAAAAGGATTGGTTCAAATTACTGATGACAGTGCGATTGAGAAAATTGTTGAGCAAGTATTGGCTGAAAATGCACAATCGGTGGAAGATTATAAAAATGGTAAGAGCAATGCGTTAAAATATCTTGTTGGGCAAGCGATGAGATTATCTAGAGGTAAGGCTAATCCTCAAATGATTAATGAAATGATTTTAGCTAGACTTGAAGGTTAA
- a CDS encoding DNA-methyltransferase, giving the protein MDKGITLILGDALEKLKELSDKSVDLIVTDPPYNLNKDYGFTKDNLEFDEYLEFSRLWINEAVRILKDDGTLYIFMGMKYISYIYVMLEKEFNLYFNSWITWFYTQGIGKTRGFSPRHDDILMFTKDKKKFKFNLDDIRIPQKYYRSVNNIRGANPGNVWEVSHVHYSNKNRKKHPTQKPEALFERMILASSNEDDTVLDPFLGSGTAMRVCQQLSRKGIGIEINREYIEMSKKRLSEPFLGFDSIDERMKRIPNDLNDEKLRKEYIENHKNWFLKNHNLEIEEFEKLYLEKYKDNNLKNKNHLKLFSE; this is encoded by the coding sequence ATGGATAAAGGAATAACATTAATATTGGGAGATGCTTTGGAAAAATTAAAGGAGCTTTCTGATAAGAGTGTGGATTTAATTGTAACTGATCCTCCATATAATTTAAATAAGGATTATGGATTTACAAAGGATAATTTGGAGTTTGATGAGTATCTTGAATTTTCACGGCTTTGGATAAATGAGGCTGTAAGAATTTTAAAAGATGATGGAACATTGTATATTTTTATGGGAATGAAATATATATCTTACATTTATGTTATGTTAGAAAAAGAATTTAATTTGTATTTTAATTCGTGGATAACTTGGTTTTATACACAAGGAATAGGTAAAACAAGAGGTTTTTCTCCTAGACATGATGATATTTTGATGTTTACAAAAGATAAGAAAAAATTTAAATTTAATTTAGATGATATAAGAATACCGCAAAAATATTATCGTTCTGTAAATAATATAAGAGGTGCAAATCCAGGAAATGTATGGGAAGTTTCGCATGTTCATTACAGTAATAAAAACAGGAAAAAGCATCCTACACAGAAGCCGGAGGCATTATTTGAAAGGATGATACTTGCTTCATCCAATGAAGATGATACGGTATTAGATCCTTTTTTAGGAAGCGGGACAGCGATGAGAGTTTGTCAGCAGTTAAGCAGAAAAGGAATTGGAATAGAAATTAATCGAGAATATATAGAAATGTCCAAAAAGAGATTAAGTGAGCCTTTTTTGGGATTTGATAGCATAGATGAGAGAATGAAAAGGATTCCAAATGATTTAAATGATGAAAAACTTAGAAAAGAGTATATAGAGAATCATAAAAATTGGTTTTTAAAAAATCATAATCTGGAAATTGAGGAATTTGAAAAACTTTATTTAGAAAAATATAAAGATAATAATTTAAAAAATAAAAATCATCTAAAATTATTTAGTGAATAA
- the priA gene encoding replication restart helicase PriA: MYYYEIYVENNRGIYTYKSEEKYEIGQWCIVNFINRDKMGLVIAITAESKIQFDVSKIKRIKAAAPVLSIPDDIMQLIKWIRSYYISDYYSVIKAVYPGALKLNYSKKAIYQKDFWVEECWVERDDSEKNLEEIKKFNEYMKKRKEVTVTTLKKNFSSEIVEKAINEKIISVEKKVILNSKISKKENEKGEIIEKKIILNNEQKKAVNTIKNSEKQIFLLKGITGSGKTEIYIHLIKEALKQGFGSIFLVPEISLTVQMIQRLEEEFCNEVAILHSKLTDKEKREEWTFIRNGEKKIVIGARSAIFAPVQNLKYIIVDEEHENTYKQENNPRYHVKNVAIKRAFLKNEKLKKDNDLEKNKELRKDVDLEKEETEKNKKIKVILGSATPSFETYYQAQQGDIELVELTKRYKNARLPKFEIVDLNETTENFSERLLDKISQTLKKNEQVILILNRKAFSNLLKCKDCGNIPTCPNCSISLNYYKYDNCLKCHYCGYERRFNNTCDECGGHKMRQIGAGTEKIEEELAEVFPSARIVRVDSESIKTKQNYKKVYNDFKNHKYDIMLGTQIIAKGLHFSNVTLVGIINADIILNFPDFRASEKTFQLLTQASGRAGRGEKDGEVIIQTFNGENNVIKKTIESDYEGYYKNEMIMRKMLNYPPFGRIVILVISTTEESLVKEKAQMLREEIIRNINVVMKLTSNDFISDAFKSPIYKINGRYRYQIFFKFERKDILKIKKIIKKCVGKFREMEKKVRVTIDVDPVNMM, from the coding sequence ATGTATTATTATGAAATCTATGTGGAAAATAATAGGGGAATATACACGTATAAATCTGAAGAAAAATATGAAATTGGACAATGGTGCATTGTTAATTTTATAAATAGGGATAAAATGGGGCTTGTGATAGCAATAACTGCAGAAAGCAAAATTCAGTTTGATGTTTCTAAAATAAAAAGAATTAAGGCTGCAGCTCCTGTTTTGTCCATTCCAGATGATATTATGCAACTTATAAAATGGATAAGAAGTTATTATATAAGTGATTATTATAGTGTTATAAAGGCAGTTTATCCAGGAGCACTTAAATTAAATTATTCTAAGAAGGCTATTTATCAAAAGGATTTTTGGGTGGAAGAATGCTGGGTTGAAAGAGATGATTCGGAAAAAAATCTGGAAGAAATAAAAAAATTTAATGAATATATGAAAAAGCGGAAGGAAGTTACAGTTACAACTTTGAAAAAGAATTTTTCTAGTGAAATTGTAGAAAAGGCGATAAATGAAAAGATTATCTCTGTTGAAAAAAAAGTAATTTTAAATTCTAAAATTTCAAAAAAGGAAAATGAGAAAGGTGAAATTATAGAAAAGAAAATTATTTTAAATAATGAACAGAAAAAAGCTGTGAATACAATAAAAAATAGTGAAAAGCAGATTTTTCTATTAAAGGGAATAACTGGTTCAGGAAAAACTGAAATTTATATTCATTTGATAAAAGAAGCTCTAAAACAAGGATTTGGAAGTATTTTTCTAGTTCCGGAAATTTCTCTTACAGTTCAAATGATACAAAGGCTAGAAGAGGAATTTTGTAATGAAGTGGCTATTCTTCACAGTAAACTTACTGATAAGGAAAAGAGGGAAGAATGGACATTTATACGAAATGGAGAAAAAAAAATAGTGATTGGGGCAAGATCAGCAATTTTTGCTCCAGTTCAAAATTTGAAGTATATTATTGTGGATGAGGAACACGAAAATACTTATAAGCAGGAAAATAATCCACGGTATCACGTAAAAAATGTGGCGATAAAAAGAGCTTTTTTGAAAAACGAAAAATTGAAAAAAGATAATGATTTAGAAAAAAATAAAGAATTAAGAAAAGATGTAGACTTAGAAAAGGAAGAAACTGAAAAAAACAAAAAAATAAAAGTGATTTTAGGTTCGGCGACTCCATCGTTTGAAACATATTATCAGGCACAGCAGGGGGATATTGAATTAGTTGAGCTTACGAAACGATATAAAAATGCGAGGTTACCGAAGTTTGAAATTGTAGATTTGAATGAAACTACAGAAAATTTTTCAGAGAGATTACTAGATAAAATTTCTCAAACTTTGAAAAAAAATGAACAAGTTATTTTAATTTTGAACAGAAAGGCATTTTCAAATTTGCTAAAATGTAAAGACTGCGGCAATATTCCAACTTGTCCGAATTGTAGTATTTCCTTGAATTATTACAAATATGACAATTGCTTGAAATGCCATTATTGTGGTTATGAAAGGCGATTTAACAATACATGTGATGAGTGTGGCGGGCATAAGATGAGACAAATTGGGGCTGGAACAGAAAAAATTGAGGAAGAACTGGCAGAGGTGTTTCCGTCGGCTAGAATTGTGAGAGTAGATTCAGAAAGTATAAAAACTAAGCAGAATTATAAAAAGGTTTATAATGACTTTAAAAATCATAAATATGACATAATGCTCGGAACACAGATCATCGCAAAGGGTCTACATTTTTCAAATGTAACATTAGTTGGAATAATTAATGCTGATATAATCTTGAATTTTCCAGATTTTAGGGCCTCAGAAAAGACTTTCCAGCTATTAACACAGGCTTCAGGACGTGCGGGTCGTGGTGAAAAGGATGGAGAAGTAATTATTCAGACTTTTAATGGGGAAAATAATGTAATAAAAAAAACAATTGAAAGTGATTATGAAGGATATTATAAAAATGAGATGATTATGCGGAAAATGTTAAATTACCCGCCTTTTGGAAGAATTGTTATTTTAGTAATTTCAACAACAGAAGAAAGTTTGGTAAAGGAAAAAGCTCAAATGTTACGTGAAGAAATTATTAGAAATATAAATGTAGTTATGAAATTGACTTCAAATGATTTTATATCAGATGCTTTTAAATCACCAATTTATAAGATAAATGGCAGATACAGATATCAAATATTTTTTAAATTTGAAAGAAAAGATATTTTAAAAATAAAAAAAATCATAAAAAAATGCGTTGGTAAATTTCGGGAAATGGAAAAGAAAGTTAGAGTAACGATTGATGTAGATCCTGTAAATATGATGTGA
- a CDS encoding penicillin-binding transpeptidase domain-containing protein — protein MKEGKKKDNIIDRAKSNVKKNRKEQKVESFFKVLLKYLNTFRGRFGLLVLFTTIGFAMIIGKVYQLQTKGGEKYRKQGEKQYTSLSFTKAKRGRIATSDGQVLAYDDEKFIVNLDPSLIEQKNIDVVLGMLKKYIPELEVEKYKSEYLEDKQIQKKYLKVEHIIPYNTKIAIEAEIDTDFKNSKDKEKKKEGYKRKFKGVTFETLFTRNYIQNNAFQETIGYVNNENKGVYGIEKYYDKELSGKTGIITGLRKIPKALQGIMKLGNIKKSEDRKEEEGDNLVLTIDSFLQYALNDELEDAYVKYNASSTMGILIEVETGKILAMSSYPKAEEKAEIKNRPITDYFEPGSIFKPITVAIGLETKAINKNTKIYSSGSIKVYDTIVRDHDSSTIGTLGLADIVAHSGNVAMVKIQNEINKNTFYHYLADVGFGGKTGIDTYFESMQKLREFKTLKDEVRRANISFGQGIAVTQIQMIMALNTVINNGKLMKPYLVDRIEDSNGNTVKQNKPDMIKKVFSDEASRLNRKYMEASVNRGTGGGAYIPGYRVGGKTGTAQKAGKDGYKNSHVGSFFAFFPADKPKYAILITISEPKGEKYYGAQVALPSARNVLQKLIEYKRIQPDGKIKTIDIKNTESVQKEKKKDLGKIKQDFNKNIMPDLSGISLREFLSIYPQGKFSDYEVTGSGIVVSQFPEKGTKLDKKSKIQIMLE, from the coding sequence ATGAAAGAGGGCAAGAAAAAAGATAATATTATTGACAGAGCAAAGTCAAATGTGAAAAAAAATAGAAAAGAACAAAAGGTTGAGAGCTTTTTTAAAGTACTGTTAAAATACTTAAACACATTTAGGGGGAGATTTGGGCTTTTGGTATTGTTTACAACAATAGGATTTGCAATGATAATTGGAAAAGTATATCAGCTTCAGACTAAAGGTGGAGAGAAATATAGAAAACAAGGTGAAAAGCAATATACTTCCTTAAGTTTTACAAAGGCTAAAAGAGGAAGAATAGCTACAAGTGATGGACAAGTATTAGCTTATGACGATGAGAAGTTTATTGTTAATTTAGATCCTAGCTTGATTGAACAGAAAAATATTGATGTAGTATTAGGAATGTTAAAGAAATATATTCCTGAATTGGAAGTTGAAAAATATAAAAGTGAATATTTAGAAGATAAACAGATTCAGAAAAAATATCTAAAAGTCGAACATATAATTCCCTATAATACAAAAATAGCTATTGAAGCGGAAATTGATACTGATTTTAAAAATTCAAAGGATAAGGAGAAGAAAAAGGAAGGATATAAAAGAAAATTTAAAGGCGTAACATTTGAAACATTGTTTACAAGAAATTATATTCAAAATAATGCCTTTCAAGAAACTATTGGATATGTAAATAATGAAAATAAGGGTGTTTATGGGATTGAAAAATATTATGATAAGGAACTTTCAGGAAAAACAGGTATTATAACTGGACTTAGAAAAATTCCAAAGGCTCTACAGGGAATTATGAAACTTGGGAATATAAAGAAATCTGAAGACAGGAAAGAAGAAGAAGGGGATAACCTTGTACTTACAATTGACAGTTTCTTACAATATGCTCTTAATGATGAACTGGAAGATGCTTATGTAAAATATAATGCTTCTTCTACAATGGGAATTTTAATAGAGGTAGAAACTGGAAAAATACTCGCAATGTCATCGTATCCAAAGGCAGAAGAAAAGGCTGAAATAAAAAATAGACCAATTACAGATTATTTTGAACCTGGTTCAATATTTAAGCCTATAACAGTTGCAATAGGATTGGAAACAAAAGCAATTAATAAAAATACAAAAATATATTCATCAGGTTCAATAAAAGTATATGATACAATAGTAAGAGATCATGACAGTTCAACAATTGGGACTTTAGGTTTAGCAGATATAGTCGCACATTCTGGAAATGTAGCGATGGTAAAAATACAGAATGAGATTAATAAAAATACTTTTTACCATTATTTAGCAGATGTTGGATTCGGTGGGAAAACAGGCATAGATACGTATTTTGAATCAATGCAGAAACTTCGTGAGTTTAAAACTTTGAAAGATGAAGTCAGAAGGGCTAATATATCTTTTGGACAGGGGATTGCGGTAACACAGATTCAAATGATAATGGCATTAAATACAGTCATTAACAATGGTAAGTTAATGAAGCCTTATCTGGTAGACAGGATAGAAGACAGCAATGGGAATACAGTAAAACAGAATAAGCCCGATATGATAAAAAAAGTATTTAGTGATGAAGCTTCAAGATTAAATAGAAAGTATATGGAAGCAAGTGTAAATCGTGGAACTGGAGGAGGAGCATATATACCTGGCTACCGTGTTGGTGGAAAAACAGGAACTGCTCAGAAAGCTGGAAAGGACGGATATAAAAATAGTCATGTTGGTTCATTTTTTGCATTTTTCCCGGCAGATAAGCCTAAATATGCTATATTGATAACTATCAGTGAACCTAAAGGTGAAAAATATTATGGAGCGCAAGTTGCCTTGCCATCTGCAAGAAATGTACTACAAAAATTAATAGAGTATAAAAGAATACAGCCAGATGGAAAAATTAAGACTATAGATATAAAAAATACTGAATCTGTTCAAAAGGAAAAGAAGAAGGATCTAGGAAAAATAAAGCAAGATTTTAACAAAAATATTATGCCGGATTTGTCAGGAATAAGTTTAAGGGAATTTTTATCTATTTATCCACAAGGAAAATTTTCAGATTATGAAGTTACCGGAAGTGGAATAGTTGTTTCACAATTTCCTGAAAAAGGGACTAAATTGGATAAAAAGTCTAAGATACAAATAATGCTAGAATAA
- a CDS encoding RNA-guided endonuclease TnpB family protein: protein MKYNLAFKYRIYPNKEQELLINKTFGCVHFIYNMILYIANKIYEETGKNKIVTPASLKSENEFLKEVDSLALSNAQLNVKRSFTNFFQKRAKFPKFKSKKTSVKSYTTNYVNNSIRIEENKYFILPKLKRVKLKYHREILKDYKIKSVTLTNSNGNYYVSVLTEFEKEIQKVASNDKVIGLDFSMSELFFSSENQRVDYPKYFRMLEKKLKKLQKSLSRKVKFSKNWYKQKMKISKLHEYIKNCRRDFLHKLSKKLSEDYNAVVVENLNMKGLSQTLNFGKRVGDNGWGMFLRMLEYKLMFLGKQFLKIDKWFPSPKTCSKCGNVKEKLKLSERSYKCECCGIEIDRDYNASLNIKDIGKLMLEY from the coding sequence ATGAAATATAATTTAGCATTCAAATACAGGATTTATCCAAATAAGGAACAAGAATTGTTGATAAATAAGACTTTTGGATGTGTTCATTTTATTTACAATATGATTTTATATATTGCTAATAAAATTTATGAAGAAACTGGAAAAAATAAAATAGTTACACCTGCCAGTTTGAAAAGTGAAAATGAATTTTTAAAAGAAGTAGACAGTTTGGCACTTTCAAATGCTCAATTGAATGTAAAACGATCGTTTACGAATTTTTTTCAAAAGAGAGCGAAGTTTCCAAAGTTCAAATCTAAAAAGACTAGTGTTAAAAGTTATACGACAAATTATGTGAACAATTCGATACGAATTGAAGAAAATAAATATTTTATTTTGCCAAAATTGAAAAGAGTAAAATTAAAATATCATAGAGAAATACTGAAGGATTACAAGATAAAGTCAGTAACATTGACAAACAGTAATGGAAATTACTATGTTTCTGTTTTGACGGAATTTGAAAAAGAAATTCAAAAAGTAGCTAGTAATGATAAAGTAATTGGACTTGATTTTTCAATGTCTGAATTATTTTTCAGTTCTGAAAACCAAAGGGTTGATTATCCAAAATATTTTAGGATGTTGGAGAAAAAATTGAAGAAATTACAGAAATCATTGTCAAGAAAAGTGAAATTTTCTAAAAATTGGTATAAACAAAAAATGAAAATATCAAAATTACATGAGTATATCAAGAATTGTCGAAGAGATTTTTTGCATAAATTATCGAAAAAATTATCTGAAGATTATAATGCTGTAGTTGTTGAAAATTTGAATATGAAAGGGTTGAGCCAAACATTAAATTTTGGTAAACGTGTAGGAGATAATGGATGGGGAATGTTTTTGAGGATGCTTGAGTATAAACTGATGTTTTTAGGGAAACAATTTTTGAAGATAGATAAGTGGTTTCCATCACCGAAAACTTGCAGTAAATGTGGAAACGTTAAAGAGAAACTGAAATTATCAGAAAGAAGTTATAAATGTGAGTGCTGTGGGATTGAAATTGATAGAGATTACAATGCGTCATTGAATATAAAAGACATTGGAAAATTGATGTTGGAATATTAG
- the gatC gene encoding Asp-tRNA(Asn)/Glu-tRNA(Gln) amidotransferase subunit GatC, with the protein MLSKEDVLKIAALSKLEFSENEIEKFRVDLNKIFDHMEELNSVDTSEVEPLFNVLDLKDVLRKDIVKDSGIKKEILENAPNSDEEFIIVPKVVGENADN; encoded by the coding sequence ATGTTAAGCAAAGAAGATGTACTGAAAATAGCAGCACTTTCAAAGCTGGAATTTTCAGAAAATGAAATTGAAAAATTTAGAGTGGATTTGAATAAAATTTTTGATCATATGGAAGAGTTGAATAGTGTGGATACGAGTGAGGTTGAGCCACTTTTTAATGTGCTTGATTTGAAGGATGTATTGAGAAAAGATATTGTTAAGGATAGTGGAATTAAGAAAGAAATCTTGGAAAATGCACCAAATAGCGATGAGGAATTTATAATTGTTCCAAAAGTTGTGGGAGAAAATGCGGATAATTAG
- the gatA gene encoding Asp-tRNA(Asn)/Glu-tRNA(Gln) amidotransferase subunit GatA, whose translation MSLYKKTASEIAEMIKNKEITSEEVTKSFLDRIEKTEEKIGAFSNVFPEKALGEAKKYDSENNEKGRKNYDNELLFGVPVALKDNIVSKGDLTTAASKILKNYVGVYDATVVEKLKKAGTPIIGKANMDEFAMGSSNENSSIKSVSNPWDLTRVPGGSSGGSAAMVAAGQAPIALGSDTGGSIRQPACLTGTVGIKPTYGRVSRYGLMAFGSSLDQIGALAKSTEDLARLLQIIAGYDEKDATSVNVEVPNYLENLNNDLKGLKIGIPKEYFAEGLDENIKKVIMDSVEKLKELGAEIKEVSLPYSKYAISTYYIISSAEAASNLSRYDGVRYGVRESNEDVEKMYVESRTKGFGDEVKRRIMIGNYVLSSGFYDAYYKKASQVRRLIRDDFSKALKEVDVLLTPVSPTTAFKKGEKITDPVQMYLGDIFTVSINMAGLPAISVPAGFVDGLPVGIQLIGNYFREDLLFNISHKFEGVRGKIEYPEF comes from the coding sequence ATGAGTTTATACAAAAAAACGGCTAGTGAAATAGCTGAAATGATAAAAAATAAAGAGATTACTTCTGAAGAAGTGACAAAATCTTTTTTGGATAGAATTGAGAAAACTGAAGAAAAAATAGGAGCATTTTCTAATGTGTTTCCTGAGAAGGCTTTAGGAGAGGCAAAAAAATATGATTCTGAAAATAATGAAAAAGGTAGAAAAAATTATGATAATGAGTTGTTGTTTGGAGTGCCTGTGGCTTTGAAGGACAATATTGTATCAAAAGGGGATTTGACTACGGCTGCATCGAAAATTCTTAAAAATTATGTGGGAGTTTATGATGCGACAGTTGTGGAAAAATTGAAAAAGGCTGGGACACCGATAATTGGGAAGGCTAATATGGATGAGTTTGCGATGGGGTCTTCAAATGAGAATTCGTCGATAAAATCAGTTTCTAATCCGTGGGATTTGACAAGAGTTCCTGGTGGAAGCAGTGGAGGATCGGCAGCGATGGTTGCAGCGGGACAAGCACCGATTGCACTTGGTTCAGATACTGGTGGAAGTATTAGGCAACCTGCTTGTTTGACTGGAACTGTTGGGATTAAGCCGACTTATGGAAGAGTTTCAAGATACGGGCTTATGGCGTTTGGATCTTCGCTTGATCAAATTGGAGCTTTGGCAAAATCAACTGAAGATTTGGCTAGACTTTTACAAATAATTGCGGGATATGATGAAAAGGATGCGACAAGTGTAAATGTGGAAGTTCCTAACTATTTGGAAAATTTGAATAATGACTTGAAAGGCTTGAAAATTGGGATTCCAAAAGAATATTTTGCAGAAGGATTAGATGAAAATATTAAAAAAGTGATAATGGATTCGGTGGAAAAATTGAAAGAATTAGGAGCTGAAATTAAAGAAGTATCACTTCCATATTCAAAATATGCGATTTCTACTTATTACATAATTTCATCGGCTGAAGCTGCTTCAAACTTGTCAAGATACGACGGAGTAAGATATGGTGTGAGAGAAAGCAATGAAGATGTGGAAAAAATGTATGTTGAGTCAAGAACAAAAGGTTTTGGAGATGAAGTAAAAAGAAGAATTATGATTGGAAACTATGTGTTAAGTTCTGGATTCTATGACGCTTATTACAAAAAGGCTTCACAAGTTAGAAGACTTATTAGAGATGATTTTTCAAAAGCATTAAAAGAAGTAGATGTTTTATTAACACCAGTTTCTCCAACTACAGCATTTAAAAAAGGTGAAAAAATTACTGATCCAGTCCAGATGTATTTGGGAGATATTTTTACCGTATCAATAAATATGGCGGGGCTTCCTGCAATTTCAGTACCTGCTGGATTTGTAGATGGACTTCCTGTTGGAATTCAGTTAATCGGAAATTATTTTAGAGAAGATTTATTGTTTAATATTTCTCATAAATTTGAAGGTGTTCGTGGGAAAATTGAATATCCTGAGTTTTAA